The genomic stretch GTCTTCATTATCAATGTAACTCTCCAATACTGGCTGCTTCCTACCGACCCCTTTCTCAACCATTTCCGTCTCAAGCATCAACGCTAAAGCGATGCCTCACCTGCAAAACATACGGATCCCCCCCCGGCTCAAAGATCTGCTTTggtcccctcccccactcAGGGTGATTAATCCCATCGATCCAATCCTGCACCTCCAGAACAACACACCCGTACTTTTCCACCCCTCTCGACCCGGTCCCGTCATCCCTCCCCTGCGTCGCCTTGATCGGCATGCTCCCGTTCATCCCATTACAGCTATACATCTGAAACGCCTCCTGATCCGACCAAATCTCCAGTTTTATTCCCGACCACTCACTCGCCAGACTAGCCACCATTTTGTCCTCCGACCTCCAATCGTAGGGGTAGTTCCTGTTGACGAGCCAGCAGTTGTCGTAACCCGTGCAACCCCCCCCGCAGTTTCCCTCGATCCCCTCAAGGGAAAACCCCTCGCCTATTTGTCTGGGTGCAGACCAGAAGTCGTTGACGGACCCCTTGGGGGCAGGGGAGATTTCCCCCGTGGGAATGAGGATGCTATCCACAGCCACCGTCTGCCCTGAAAAGGGGAGGTAAAATGTATGGTTCAACGCGGTAGGAGCTTCTGTGTTTGCGAACCCGTCTAGGTTCCAGTAGGTGTGACTAGACAGCATGATTGGAGTTTTCTTTGTTGTAGGAATAGCAACCATTTTTGCGTCCCAGGTTCGGTTTGACAAAGTGTAGGTGATGTAACTGATTACTTCCCCTGGAAACCCCTCTTTCCCGTCGGGGTCGACAAGGCTGAACGTGATGGATGACTTGGTGTAGGAGACGACGGTGAAGTTTCTGTGATCCCAGCCGTCGGGGCCGCCGTGGAGGGTGTTCACACCTGCTGGGTGGGCTGCGGTGGGGTTTTCATTGGGACGGATGTGGTAGTCTTCCCCATCGTCGTCAAGGGTGAAGGTCGAGTTCTTGATGCGGTTGGCGTACCGGCCGGGCACGCCGCCAAAGTGAGGGTGAACTGGATCGACAGAGTAATAGGTTGCGTTGTCGAAGCCGAGGACGATGTCACGGTCTATGCCGTTCTTGTcggtgatgaagaggttggagatggaggcgcCGTAGGGGATGAAGGAGGCTGTTATACCTGGACCGAAGAGCCAGTATTTACCTGAGGAGTCTGGTTCCCCTGTGAAAGAGGGGGCGGATAAGGTAGGGGTGGCAAGGAGGAAAGCTCccagggggaggagagagagacgcATGGTGGGATGTTGGTTTTGATGCCGACACCAACCTGTGAGAGAGTGGAAGGTAGGACTCACTCAGGTCATGAGTTGAGGGGAAAGAGTCaacagagagaaagagagagaggcgaGAACGGTGCCTTAATATAACCCACAGCTACCAACCCCCAATCTCATCCCATCAGTATGGAACCTTTACGAGCAGAGCAACCCTCCAACCAAGGCAGGCAAGTCACCAggtacacacacacacacgcgcAAAGAGAGGGGAGATCTCCAGACCGGTAGGTGG from Podospora pseudopauciseta strain CBS 411.78 chromosome 3, whole genome shotgun sequence encodes the following:
- a CDS encoding hypothetical protein (COG:G; EggNog:ENOG503NW79); this translates as MRLSLLPLGAFLLATPTLSAPSFTGEPDSSGKYWLFGPGITASFIPYGASISNLFITDKNGIDRDIVLGFDNATYYSVDPVHPHFGGVPGRYANRIKNSTFTLDDDGEDYHIRPNENPTAAHPAGVNTLHGGPDGWDHRNFTVVSYTKSSITFSLVDPDGKEGFPGEVISYITYTLSNRTWDAKMVAIPTTKKTPIMLSSHTYWNLDGFANTEAPTALNHTFYLPFSGQTVAVDSILIPTGEISPAPKGSVNDFWSAPRQIGEGFSLEGIEGNCGGGCTGYDNCWLVNRNYPYDWRSEDKMVASLASEWSGIKLEIWSDQEAFQMYSCNGMNGSMPIKATQGRDDGTGSRGVEKYGCVVLEVQDWIDGINHPEWGRGPKQIFEPGGDPYVLQVRHRFSVDA